Proteins found in one Hevea brasiliensis isolate MT/VB/25A 57/8 chromosome 18, ASM3005281v1, whole genome shotgun sequence genomic segment:
- the LOC110646041 gene encoding homeobox-leucine zipper protein HAT7 produces MAFPPHHHGFIFHSQEDNGHLPSPSSLNSLPSSCPPQLFPGAGGHFMMRRSMSFSGLEKCEEVHGDDDLSDDGSQIGEKKKRLNLEQVKALEKSFEMGKKLEPERKMQLAKALGLRPRQIAVWFQNRRARWKTKQLEKDYEVLKKQFDSLKADNDALHAQNKKLHAELMSLRSTESNCIEVNPKKETDKGCWSNASENSRDANLDISRTPVATSPISNSQLSTKQFFSTSIRPTSMTQLLQISSSRPDLGLKVDQLVQEENFCNMFNGMEEQQGFWSWQEQHAPFSLNQTQFSNN; encoded by the exons ATGGCATTCCCTCCTCATCATCATGGTTTCATCTTCCATTCTCAAGAAGACAATGGCCACCTtccctctccttcctctctcaACTCCCTCCCCTCTTCGTGTCCTCCTCAGCTCTTCCCag GTGCTGGGGGACATTTCATGATGAGGAGATCGATGTCCTTTTCTGGGCTGGAAAAGTGTGAAGAAGTGCATGGAGATGATGACTTGTCTGATGATGGATCACAAATAGGAGAGAAGAAGAAGAGGCTCAACTTGGAGCAGGTTAAGGCACTTGAGAAAAGCTTTGAGATGGGGAAAAAGCTTGAGCCTGAGAGGAAAATGCAGTTGGCCAAGGCTTTAGGACTCCGTCCAAGGCAGATAGCTGTATGGTTTCAGAACAGGAGGGCTAGGTGGAAGACTAAACAGTTGGAGAAAGACTATGAAGTCTTGAAGAAACAGTTTGATTCACTTAAAGCTGACAATGATGCCCTTCATGCCCAGAATAAGAAACTTCATGCAGAG TTAATGTCTCTAAGAAGTACAGAGTCAAACTGTATTGAAGTTAACCCCAAGAAAGAAACAGATAAGGGTTGTTGGAGCAATGCAAGTGAGAACAGTCGTGATGCTAATTTAGATATCTCAAGAACTCCAGTAGCAACCAGCCCAATCTCTAATTCCCAACTAAGCACTAAGCAGTTCTTCTCCACATCCATCAGGCCTACAAGTATGACTCAACTGCTCCAAATCTCATCATCAAGACCAGACCTTGGCCTGAAAGTTGATCAATTGGTTCAAGAAGAAAATTTCTGCAACATGTTCAATGGCATGGAAGAGCAGCAAGGATTTTGGTCATGGCAAGAGCAGCATGCACCATTTTCACTGAACCAAACCCAATTCTCCAATAATTAA